A genomic segment from Treponema sp. Marseille-Q3903 encodes:
- a CDS encoding MarR family winged helix-turn-helix transcriptional regulator: MDIKSSISLLSHIHSITADFLIEKLKEKGFPEFASSHGNILFQLSIKSEMTMGELSEKINRDKSTTTVLVRKLERDGLVCRNNDENDKRNRLISLTEKGKEFNSAINAISKELIETFYKGFSEEEKKQFFEFLKRIDNNFSS; this comes from the coding sequence ATGGATATAAAATCTTCTATTTCACTTTTATCACATATTCATTCTATAACAGCAGATTTTCTCATTGAAAAGTTAAAAGAAAAAGGATTCCCAGAGTTCGCTTCTTCGCACGGAAATATTTTGTTTCAGCTGAGCATAAAAAGTGAAATGACAATGGGTGAACTTTCTGAAAAGATCAATCGCGACAAGTCTACTACAACTGTGCTTGTGCGTAAACTTGAAAGAGATGGGCTTGTTTGTAGAAATAATGATGAAAATGATAAGCGCAACAGGCTGATCAGCCTCACTGAAAAAGGAAAAGAGTTTAATTCTGCGATAAATGCAATTTCAAAAGAGTTGATAGAGACTTTTTACAAAGGTTTTTCCGAAGAAGAAAAAAAACAGTTTTTTGAATTTTTAAAACGAATTGACAATAATTTCAGCTCATAA